The Lolium rigidum isolate FL_2022 chromosome 1, APGP_CSIRO_Lrig_0.1, whole genome shotgun sequence region AAAAGCTTCGCAAGGCTTGTTTTATGACGATTTGACGTGTTATTTTAATCCAAGCATCCATAAAGTGCTAATTAATATGCATGCACCACCACACTAGTTTTATACCATCATTTTACATGTGTTAAATTGAGAGTTGAGACCATCCCCATAGTTTGCCCCTCAACTTCTCTCACGGTCAATATTCTGTCCTGCTACTGTGGGTCACAAAGCTTGACGTTGACATGGCACTTCGTTTTCAATCCATAATATGAAATTGATATATTGTTCAACTTCAAGGAGTCGCAACCAAATCCCTTGTTAGCTGCGCTGATTTGCCGAGGCTCTGATTTTGTCAGGGGACTCAAAACCTTGCCATGTTTGTGCATTATCATAGATAATTTATTATTCATGTTCTTTGTTATGtatttgttgctgagctcaaaacctCTTACCTTGTAGAGTTCCTTTTGGACTTTGGGGGTCATTTTGTTTTCTTCTCTGTAATTTGTTTGTTTAGCTCCCTGTTAGGTGGGGTTTGTTTGAGTCCTTCACCTGAACTTATGTAGTAGTCATTAAAAAAACTCCATTATGATAAACAAAATCTGTCAGTTCTGACTATGCATGTTGGTTAGCCCAGTTGGATATTCGAAATTGAACTAGGCACAGTCCTTTTCACAGTTCAGTTAAAGAAATGATAAAACCACATTTGGTTGTCAGATAGCAAAATTCTATAAAATCTCACTGTGATCATTCTCACTGTTGTTACAACCTAGTAAACATACCGATCCTCCGTGACCAAAATAGTAATTTGATCTATTTGTGGTTGGAATACTGACAATGTCACAATTCCAAGCTGTTTATTTGATATCTTTCGGAGCCTGCTAATTTTTGTACGAAATGTTGGCTTTGCATCACTCAAAGATTCCGAGAGCGAAATGCCACCAAACTTACGTGGTTCACCTTAATGCCATGGAAATACCACTTTGTTATTCTTTTTAGCACCACCTCGTGGTTGTTTTACTTCTGATGCTTGCGGTGTTTTATCAGGCAACATCATGTTCAATGAGTTTATCCTCTTCGCGTGCAATTAAACCATGCCTGGTTCATTGTTGTGGGGCGACCTTGACCAGCTCCAGTTCTAATGGAGCAATTTTTGAACGTTACTTATGTGACAATCCAAGTATAGTGGTATTTTGCAAAACTGCACTGTTTTTTACGCAAACTGGGCATCTTTGAGTAAGCACAAAGCGGTTCTTTCTTAAATTGTGCATCTTTTTAAAGGAAACTTGGCATCTTTGAGTGAGCTCAAAGCCTTTCTTTCTCTATTAGTAGTACATGTAGACAAGTTATCGAATTGATACGAAAATTTAGGTTTATACTACACATTACTTGTGTACATGTGTTGCATCTGCTAACAATAAACAACCTAaggtttaccttttattgataatTGGCTTTCCAACTGCAGAAATTGAGGATCACAGCATAAGACAAGCAAATTGAGCCTGTCCTTCCTATGTGAGATTGTTTTGATTTCAAGTATGGCTTTCGTGCAATGCAAAAACTGACTGGGAAAAAGCCTAACTTGTGTTGACGGAATGGTAAAAATGCTAGTGTTATGTAAAACCATTCAAGTTCAGTGGTATTTTTCTTAACTGTGCAtctttaataggtgcaaagccatATTTTCCTTTCTAGTATTAATTTCAACAATCTACCAAGTCTTAAGACATCCAAATCGTGGTAATTTTGTACATATTTTGCATGGTATAACAATTAACAAGGGACAACCTAAGGCTTGCGTTTTAATCAATAATTGGCTTTCTAACTGCAGAAATTGAGGAGCACAGCAGTAACACGAGCAAATTCAGCCTCTGTTCCTATGGAGGATCGTGTCGATTTCAAGTATGATGGTGTCAGTGACGGAGAACAGCGTAAGGGAGGGCATGGCATCCCAAAGGTTTCCATGGTCCCCCTCGTCTTCCTCATATTCTATGAAGTCTCAGGGGGTCCCTTTGGGATTGAAGATAGTGTCAAGGCTGCTGGACCGCTCCTAGCAATTTTGGGTTTTCTTCTGTTTGCGTTCATATGGAGTGTTCCAGAAGCCCTAATCACTGCTGAGATGGGCACTATGTTCCCTGAGAATGGTGGCTATGTTGTCTGGGTCTCTTCAGCTCTTGGACCCTTTTGGGCTTTTCAGCAAGGCTGGGCGAAGTGGCTTAGTGGGGTCATAGATAATGCTCTCTATCCGGTCCTTTTTCTTGACTATGTCAAGTCCAGTGTTCCAGCTCTCGGTGGCGGGCTTCCAAGGACTTTTGCGGTGCTTATCCTCACAGTTGCCCTTACCTACATGAACTACAGAGGATTAACAATAGTTGGCTGGGTGGCAGTCTTTCTTGGGGTGTTCTCTCTGCTCCCTTTCTTTGTAATGGGATTGATAGCTATTCCACAGATTGAACCTTCAAGATGGTTTGAAATGGACCTGGACAATGTGAATTGGGGATTGTATCTGAACACTCTGTTCTGGAACCTCAACTATTGGGATTCAATCAGTACATTGGCTGGAGAGGTTGAGAATCCAAAGAGAACCCTCCCGAGGGCACTTTCTTATGCTCTAGTTTTAGTAGTTGTGGGATACCTCTACCCTCTGATCACTTGTACAGCAGCCCTTCCAGTGGTTCGAGAGTCCTGGACGGACGGATATTTTTCAGATGTTGCAAAAATTCTTGGTGGTTTCTGGTTGCATTCGTGGATTCAAGCTGCTGCTGCCTTGTCAAACATGGGCAACTTTGTTACTGAAATGAGCAGTGATTCTTACCAGCTTCTGGGGATGGCTGAGCGTGGCATGCTCCCTGAGTTCTTTGCCAAGAGATCACGCCACGGGACCCCGCTGATCGGCATCCTGTTCTCTGCATTAGGTGTGGTCCTGCTGTCCTGGATGAGCTTCCAGGAGATTATTGCCGCAGAAAACTACCTATACTGCTTCGGGATGATATTGGAGTTCATTGCCTTCATCAAGCTGAGGATAACCCACCCAAGCACCTCCCGACCTTTCCGTATCCCGCTGGGCACGGTGGGCACTGTCGTGATGATCATCCCCCCGACCATTCTGATCGTCGTTGTGATGGCCCTGGCGTCCTTCAAGGTGATGGCCGTGAGCATCCTGGCGGTGCTCGTGGGGTTTGCGCTGCAGCCGGGCCTCGTGTATGTGGAGAAGAAGCGGTGGCTGAGGTTCTCCGTCAGGGAGGACCTACCCACTCTGCCGGACTCCTCGCCTGTTGCCACCGAAGAGGAGACCACCTCCCTTGTGGTCTGAGGTATGCAAAGTGTAATCTACAACAGGAACATGCTGATGGAAGGCACTGGATTTTGAAGTTGCTTCTGTTTTCTCCAATCACCATGACTTTTCTGAAATCCAGTGATTTTGAGCCTGCCTCGTATAATGTCACCATATATGCTGTTGTATACCGCCATGTTGTCATCAGAAAGAAATAGAGCATGGTTGACCGAAATTACAAATACTAAGGCTCTGATAGTCTAATCTCACGTCTGATTTTAGTTTAGGGGAATCTCACCTCTGATACGAAGATAACGTTAGATGCCGGATTAACTGAGAATGATGTGGGTTTGGGTTGCTTAGTGGAAAAGAGGTGGTTGGTAGCCAGATTAATTGCTGGGATATCGAGCAAATGACAAAGCCAATGCTAAGCCATTTGAGCTGTGTGAGTGTGCTCTCCATGTTCCAGTTTGacctttctttttcatttttattatGACATTATTTTCCAGCTTGACTGGAAAACACACAGCATGCAACCTACCAATACTCTCCTCCCACCTTACACTCTTTCAAGTTTCATCCAAGTCAAGCGATATTAACACTTATTATTGGAAAATTTTCATCCAAGACAGACAGCACATTATCGAGAGACAAAGACAATGCCAAGCATTTGAGCTGTGTGGGATTGTGCTCACCATGATCCAGTTTGAGACATTATGTACAAGCTCACTTAAACATACAACAtgaaacctaaacctaaccattgTACGAATCACATGTCGTGCATGTATGTTCGGAAGGTCAGTTTAGACCTATAAGTAAACCTGTAACACACAGTTTTCGTCTCGCATCTTCGATGCACTCTTCAGTCGTAGTCTTTCAAAGCAACTAGGAACAATGTCTAGTGAAAAGCTTGTCGCCTCTACCATTGGTCACTGATGCTGCCCCGACGATCATTAGTACTAATTGTCTCATTGTCTTTTCTTTCACAACTGTTTTATAAGGTATACAACGTTGTGTCACCATAAGTGAGTCGGACACCAACCTTAACATATAGAACTACATCTATCTTCTATACACTAAGCATATTTATCAAGATTTGGAAATTTTACTGATCTGCACGCTGCAGCATAATCAAAGATACTCCCCCTATTCTATTCTATAGCGCCTATAGTTTTTTGACACGGAAAGTAGCGTAAGAGTATAAGTTTTGGATACTTACATATAGAACTACATCTATCTTCTAGTACCTCCGTCCAGGTTTATAGGTTTTACGCATAACTCTAGATCATTAATTTAGTCAATTTACATCGCATATATACAATAATCATTAGAAATTTCAGATGTTATGGATGTATCAAGACACATTTcaattctagatacatccatattggagtcaattaatatgaaccggaagtACTTTATAATGGCATAATTTTTATAGTGTAGAACTTATATTATATTGGTCAAATTGACAATCTTGGAATAACGTATGCCCaaaaccgggacggagggagtacgctAAGCATATTTATCAAGCAAGCATATTTATCAAGCTTTGGAAATTTTACTGACCTGCACGCTGCAGCATAAACAAAGACTAGCAATGGAATAATAGTAATCTCAACAAAAGTCTATTAACAGTTCTCTATGAGAACCGCCAAGACTGGAAACATTGGATGACACCATTATAACTGCTAAACAAGGCCTGATAAGCAAACAAAGATTTCTGGCATACATATGGATGTAACTTGTCTCGGcaaaacttagttttaaacgaaaTTAACATAGCACCATTACATAGAATATTTTGTCCATTAAAAGTGTCGCATAGCCCTTGCTTATCATAAGGATAGAAACCTATCTAGGACCGAGAACAGTGACAGCCATGTCCAAGACCCCAAAAAGATGCAACATTTCATGATTGGGTGTTTAGACCTCAACCAGGGTGGGGGGGCGAAGCTCATCCTCCTCCTTCGGGGGGTGGATGGTGACAAGGTCAGGCAGAGGGGTGGTCGGGCCAAGCTTGCCCTTGGGATCCCAGTCAAGCATGATCTTCACCTTGATACCAAGAACACCCTGCAGAAAGCAAACCAACAAGTTCAGTCCTAAGTACACTTGCACAAGGTGTAAAAGAAGAAGATAAAGTGTAATAAGCAGCACACAGCAAACGAACCTGTCTGAGAAGCACGTGTCTCACAGCAGCATCGATGTACTCATTGACTGGCTGACCAGATGAGATCATGTAGCCATCCTTGAACTTCATGCTCTTGGCCCTCTGAGCCCTGAGCTTGCCGCTCACAATGACCTAATTAACCATGAACAGATCAGTCATCAACTAAACCACCTGAGATGCACAAATGCTTGTCAAGACATGTGTAAAGGAAATTACCTCACAACCCTTGGCACCACTCTCCATAACAAAGCGGAGAACACCATAGCAAGCCCTGCCATTAAATCAACAATGTTAGAGTATGGGCAGAGAGAAAACAAAGATTCTAATAAACATGATTTGATAAAAGATCTAACAGGGGCCATAAAGGTAAAAATAAAAACTGTCTATGAATCAAACACAAATTTGAGATATAATTAGTAGACAAACGCTATAAAGACTGTTCATCTGTGGATCTATCTCAACGGTTGTCTGGCCGCCGCTGCTTCAGAAGCAGCATTTCATCTACGCACCATGTTCACAATCCCACAATCATGAGCAGAAAGCAGAACTAAACAGATAACAGATGCACTAATGCACACCAAAAGTTAAATCAAACATGCTGAATCAATTGAACACAATAAATGTGAGATAGATTTAGTAGACAAACAGCAGATTGGCCATTCATCTGTGGATCTATCTCTACGGTTGTCTGGCCGCTGCTGCTCAAAGGAGTAGCTTTTCCTTTCTGCACCAGTGTCATATCCTACTAGCACGAGCAGAAAGTAGGACAATAGAACACACAGGTGCAACACAGAAACACAACATCGAGGTATTTGTGCTACTAAGTACTATCCAAGAAGATACTAGCATAAACAAGAATTAGAAATTAGGGCCAGCTAGTAGTAGAGGAGAAATGTGAGATAGAATTAGTAGGCAAACAGCATAGGGGCCATTCATCTGTGGATCTATCTCTACGGTTGTCTGGCCGCTGCTGCTACAAGGAGCAGCATATACTTTTTGCACCAATGTAAATGTCCCACAAACACAGACTGAAAGCAGGGTATAACATACAGAGGTGCAGCACTCAACGCAACCTTACACACATCATTGAAAACGACATTAAACTGCAAGCTTCCTAGAATATAAGGATTAACTGAACAAGTATGTTTGTTTAGATCTCATAGTCATGACAAACATCAAAGCATATGATTACAGTAGTCATCAGGTATGGCAATCTACGAGCAAATCTAGCAATCGAATCCATAAAACAGAAAAGCGAGGAATGGACCGCGATTATACCTGCGGACGGCGAGACCGCCGAGGAGCTTGTAGCGGAGAGACTCTGCCTGGGCGATGGCGCAGAGGCCGCGGTTGACGACCTTCTCGGCGTAGAGCTCGACGCCGTTCTCGGGGAAGTTGAACCTCTTCTGGACGACGGAGGTGAGCTCCCTGATCCTGCGGCCCTTCTCGCCGAGCACGTTCTGGGTCCTGGTGGCCCGGATGATGATCTCCGTGCGCATCGGGGTGACGCGCACCTCCACGCCGGAGTAGCCGTCCTCGGCCAGCTCCCGGGTCAGCATCTCGTTCAGCTCGGCGTAGAACACGCCATCGCTCACAAACTACACACGAAGGAAAGGGGAAGCGTCAGATCGGTCGATGCGCCGACAAATCGTGGGGGAGGCGGTGGTATGGATGGTTCCTTACCTTCTTCTTCTTGCTGATCTGGGTCGCCATGGTtgcggtggtggaggaagagctcgctgcggcggcggcgagctggggTGCTCGACAGCTAGGGTTTTGCTGCGAGAGGAGGAAACGGGGAACGGCGGCGCGAGAGGGGGATGGCAAGGGAGAGGACCAATTTTATAGCTGCTGGTGCGGAAAGGGTAGGGTTTGGGATGGCTGCGGGTCGCGGAGATGTGAGATGGGCTGCTTCAGGCCCACTTGTAAGTGCAAAGTTAATGGGTTTGGGCTAGGATGGATATTTGTGGCTCGGTGTACGAGTAGGCTTTGGCATAGTAGGCCTCACGTTCTGTCCATTGATGATGATGATTCCTCTAAAAAAACATATACGAAGATTCCAAATGTTATGCTTTAAAAAAAGGTGATTCCAAATGTCCTTTCTTGAGGGAATGAAACATATATTGATCTTACATCACCTTTACATAGTCCGATTACACAGACCTAAAATATGGACTCGAGCGGTGGCTTCCAAACATCATTCGACTTGCTCGTTTTTGCTAGCTAAGATAGCTCATCAACCGGTCTATTACAATTCCTCCCAACTTTGATAACAACCAGTTCAGGAAAAACTCTCTTAGATTTCTAATATCTTTGTACACACATGCAAATGTATAGAGGCGTTGGGCACCAGGTTGTTCATTGAAGAGACAACTGCTGCATTGTCCGACTCGGGTTCTCCATCTTCAGACCGTTTAGTTTTGCAAGATTGAGTCCAACCCATACTGCGTTCGCTTTCGCCTCCTCTGCATCTCTGTAGGTTTGGAGTTGGATACTGGCAGCAAGCACCAACATACCTAGGTGGTCACGAACAAGAATACCCGTCGTCGCCTCACCAGTCGCTTTATTGAAGCTAGCATCGACATTCATCTTCAGGTTATCAGGGCTTGGAGGAAGCCAGCCGAAACTACTAGGTGACTCTTTCATGCCATAAACCTGATACGAGCAACCAAGTTCAGAAATTGACATGGAAACAGGTGAGAGCAAACCTGAGACTCAGGGGTCTGGATCGTGTCGTTGAGGAAGTTGTCATATCCAAGCAGAAAAGCCACAGATCTAGCAATTGTTTCTTCTCCCTTTTCATGAATAATGTCATTTCGAAGGTGCCAAGAGCGCCAAAGTAGCATTAAGGTTTGACTTGTCTTTGTCGTTCTCAGGTTGGCAAGGAGGTTTTGCAACCAATCCTAGCCAGTGAAGTAAAAATTAGAGAGAAGGAGATGCATAGCTTATGCTTTATACCGTGCGTACAAAATGCACGCATGGTTGAATACATGGCATTGTGAAATAGCCTTGTTCTAACTAGGTAGTAACCGGGTGGATGCAAAGTCACTGCGTCGGAGTGGTGCAGATGATGAATGACCATTCTACCGACTACACATGGCATTGTGAAATAGCCTTGTTCTAACTAGGTAGTAACCGGGTGGATGCAAAGTCACTGCGTCGGAGTGGTGCAGATGATGAATGACCATTCTACCGACTACGGAAATCTTTGCAAAGTGCTCCCAAGTGACAATGTGTATTGTACAAACGACCATCAAGCACTGCGATTGAGAGGTGAACAAAGTGGCACATTGCCTCACCAAGttctattttcaaaatcaaagtgaTCCAATATGGGATCGTAACCCTCCTGTGACGCCCCCAaacccggtaccatgaggatcccagcgaatccgccgaaatccgcacgatatcgattctgagacgccctccgacacgacatgCGCGAcggatcacacacgtgatgccggaggaattaacacggacggtaacattacaacaggattacaatagagcccacaagaaaataGATATATTACAacgacgactccaacgagtcaagatacaaatatacaacataaGACCCAAATCATGCATAAGATCAAATATGTCCGAGTAcgtacaagatacaaattggaccaagagtcctgaagataaccaagtggcgtccataaccctgcccagaccAAGCCGGAAGGGGTAACCTCGctagcgtcgttcttcatcgtaccGATTTTCATACATGCCCGGTTATGTctcaaagcagcaataagtacgggttcgtacttaacaagacttcaagatgtaacgcattcgtcaaccagtcgtcctttgtattgaggcacgcaggggacttagaggacgcaagaagacgtcataggcaatatggtggggttaagcggcagcgcgcaagcactaaaaaaacatatagagacacgctacaacattcgtctGCCAGAGAAGGGGAGAGAGCGCATAAAATAACAGttatatactctgcaaacataacacagccgatgtgttctgatacgtctcaaacgtatctataatttcttatgttccatgctagttttataacaatactcacatgttttatatgcacttcatatcatattatgatatttattggactaacctattaacaagatgccacagtgccagtttatgtttattatgtctgtttattgcagaaaaggcccaaaaaccaaagtgctcggaaaaatccagaaaaatcacagaaattctatttcgccggaagactcacggagctagaagggcaagccagggggaggcccagggcctccacatcataggccggcgcggccagaggggtggccgccccaccctatggggtgggcccctcgggactcttccgactccgcctcttcgcctgtataatctctcgtgacctaaaaacccgacaccaattgacgaaactccagaaagactccagggacgccgccgccatcgcgaaactccgtttcgggggacagaagtctctgttctggcacgccgccgagacggggaattgcccccggagtcatctccatcgacaccaccgccatcttcatcgccatcgctgtcttccATAATATGCAGAAATGAATAAATTAGATAAGTGAAGTTTAAGACGCTAACAAAGTGACATGAACCTTCTAGCACTGTGAGAGACGAGGCAATCCCTATTCATGAATTAAACACAGGATGAAAACCTACACAGAGCTAACCTTCCTGCTAACAAATAAGTTTGCTTTATTTTGCATAAATGAGAGACTTCCATGATTTAAAATTATCTACTATCAATAGATTATTTTAAGGGATTGATCACCATTAGAAATCACTTTGTATCAACTTTGATGCTCTATTCCTCTTTATACAACTGCAAATTTACAAGATCTTAAAGTACAACCTTTTGAAGGTCTAGTGTGGCAAATATGAAGTGGGTAACTATTCCTTTTCATGGTACCAGATACATTTATTTGACCTACTATGCAAACAATTTacgagtgcacaattaaaattaagAATATGCAAAGATGCATCACTTAGATAAAGTGAAGTTTAAGAGGGTAACAAAGTAACAAGTACCTTATAGCGCTGTCACTGCCAACGACTCAAACTTAAAGCCGAAAAGATGTTGGTCGAGGAAACTGATGGATCACCTTGATAGTTCAATTATATGTGTACTTATTTCAAAAAAATGTAGTAAACACATCTGCATTTGTTTAGTACCTACTACCATGAAAATCGGTTGAAATGTCTATTAATCTTGGTATAGTGGACTATACTACTCTTAATCATCTTTAAAACAGATCACATTTTACATACATATAAAATTAGAGCATATACTATTAAGCTACAGAAATAGTAGAACATTAATAGCCTAACGTTATATAATATCGGATGTCAGAGTTTAGAATTAAATAACTGAAGAAATAATTGGGGTGCCTTTTCCTCAATTTCATATATGCACATCAATATATGAACTTGAGATTATTCCGGACATATATATAATTCAATAATCAACGGAGTTCTATCCTAGCAAAATCATTTCCAAGAAAAATGGGTATTGAAGTCCCAAGAAATGATATAAAATGTAAACACTTTTCAATTAATATCGATGAATTAAACAGACACGCAAAGAGAGAAGAGTATGCATACCAAAAAGACACATTACTGCTACAGCCACAAAGAGAGTTAAATGCACATGAGTTCGATGCCAACTGCCACAAAGAGAGCAGAGCTAAATGCAGAGGAGTTCAATGCCAACTTAGCCACCATACCATTGTGGGCCAACCTAGCCAGCCATGTTGCCGATGCAGCCTCCACCCTTTACCTCAATGAGCTCTTTAGCCGTCATGCAATCAAATCGCCATGATCACTCTAAAACAGCTGAATAAAGACTGAGAGGTTGTGAAAAAATGAAGGTATCAAGGTGTAGTGCATCTAACAAATGGAGAGAAAACGTGCTTCATATGTCAGCAAACAATACCATGGTGGCGGCGACGGCTGCTGCTGCTTCTCTCTTGCTCCACGTTACAAGGTACAACCCCATGATCACACGTGCTAACCCACCAAGCTGCAAGATCAAGTCATCATCAAATCAACACTGTCCGAGTTTATTTTTACCTGCTACAAATTACAAACAACACTCTCACAAAATAATAACAATGTGAATACTTCATTGGTTCAAAGAGATGTATTAATGGTTGACCGACCTTCCGAGATAGCTCGAGGGTCCATGGAGGACAAAGAGATCGGTGCCAGTGAAAAACCTATCCCTCGTCTCCATGCATTATGTGAAACAGGAACCCGGTGCAAAATTGCAGGAAACAAGTCTACCGAATCTCTCATCCTAATTCCCCGaaggaataaaataaaatagcctTTCCAAATCCCATCCCATCGACTGAGGAAGCATGGGTCTCACGTACGTAATAGAAGATGCCAACGATCTCCATGGCACTGCTGAGCGCCACATCCTGAAGCTGGTCGGCTACATCGACGGCACCAACGCCTGCCCACTGCACCCAAGCTGATCATCGACATGAGGGTTGTTGTCAAGTACACCAGGGCCAGTCTTGGGATTTCGTCTGCTGGGGGTGAAACTAAAATATGAGTCCCCTTCATATAATCACTACAGTACTTATCAATGAAGGCATATATTAAACCCAAGTGCATGCAGAATCAATATTCATATGAACAAATATATATATTCGTTCATTTATCGTAAATAAATACACAGTAGAAATTTGGCTCATGAAAGAGAAGGGCACAGATGCCATTGAATCACCAAAGGCAAAATAAAATTACCTTTGCCTAGGTTGAATCCGTAGTGTAGCATTGGACATATGTCGTTTGTAGTAGCAATGACAGCACAAACGTAACATTTGTCACAAAACCAGTAATCAAGGCATACACCTGAAAACTGAAAACACGACAAACTCAAA contains the following coding sequences:
- the LOC124687719 gene encoding probable polyamine transporter At1g31830 isoform X1 codes for the protein MKLRSTAVTRANSASVPMEDRVDFKYDGVSDGEQRKGGHGIPKVSMVPLVFLIFYEVSGGPFGIEDSVKAAGPLLAILGFLLFAFIWSVPEALITAEMGTMFPENGGYVVWVSSALGPFWAFQQGWAKWLSGVIDNALYPVLFLDYVKSSVPALGGGLPRTFAVLILTVALTYMNYRGLTIVGWVAVFLGVFSLLPFFVMGLIAIPQIEPSRWFEMDLDNVNWGLYLNTLFWNLNYWDSISTLAGEVENPKRTLPRALSYALVLVVVGYLYPLITCTAALPVVRESWTDGYFSDVAKILGGFWLHSWIQAAAALSNMGNFVTEMSSDSYQLLGMAERGMLPEFFAKRSRHGTPLIGILFSALGVVLLSWMSFQEIIAAENYLYCFGMILEFIAFIKLRITHPSTSRPFRIPLGTVGTVVMIIPPTILIVVVMALASFKVMAVSILAVLVGFALQPGLVYVEKKRWLRFSVREDLPTLPDSSPVATEEETTSLVV
- the LOC124687719 gene encoding probable polyamine transporter At1g31830 isoform X2 is translated as MEDRVDFKYDGVSDGEQRKGGHGIPKVSMVPLVFLIFYEVSGGPFGIEDSVKAAGPLLAILGFLLFAFIWSVPEALITAEMGTMFPENGGYVVWVSSALGPFWAFQQGWAKWLSGVIDNALYPVLFLDYVKSSVPALGGGLPRTFAVLILTVALTYMNYRGLTIVGWVAVFLGVFSLLPFFVMGLIAIPQIEPSRWFEMDLDNVNWGLYLNTLFWNLNYWDSISTLAGEVENPKRTLPRALSYALVLVVVGYLYPLITCTAALPVVRESWTDGYFSDVAKILGGFWLHSWIQAAAALSNMGNFVTEMSSDSYQLLGMAERGMLPEFFAKRSRHGTPLIGILFSALGVVLLSWMSFQEIIAAENYLYCFGMILEFIAFIKLRITHPSTSRPFRIPLGTVGTVVMIIPPTILIVVVMALASFKVMAVSILAVLVGFALQPGLVYVEKKRWLRFSVREDLPTLPDSSPVATEEETTSLVV
- the LOC124687749 gene encoding 40S ribosomal protein S3-3, whose protein sequence is MATQISKKKKFVSDGVFYAELNEMLTRELAEDGYSGVEVRVTPMRTEIIIRATRTQNVLGEKGRRIRELTSVVQKRFNFPENGVELYAEKVVNRGLCAIAQAESLRYKLLGGLAVRRACYGVLRFVMESGAKGCEVIVSGKLRAQRAKSMKFKDGYMISSGQPVNEYIDAAVRHVLLRQGVLGIKVKIMLDWDPKGKLGPTTPLPDLVTIHPPKEEDELRPPTLVEV